The stretch of DNA TCGGATAAGCGAGGCTCCAATAGTCCATAGCATCTGGCTGCTTACGGAACATTCCTTCCCCCGAGCAAGGGGCATCAAGAACGATTAAGTCAAAATAGCCTTTAAAGACCTTGACCAAGCGGTCAGCAGATTCATTGGTCACCACGACATTTGTCGCTCCAAAGCGCTCCATGTTTTCTACTAAAATCTTAGCCCGTTTGCTTGAAATTTCATTGGAAACAAGGAGCCCTTCCCCTGCTAGATAGGCTGCAAGCTGAGTTGATTTACCACCTGGAGCAGCAGCCAGATCCAAGACCTTCATTCCAGGACTGGGTTGGGCTACCTGAGCAACCATCTGAGCAGCAGGTTCTTGCGAATAAACCAAACCAGTAGCATGCTCAGGCGATTTCCCTGAAACCTTCCCATAATGTCCCCAAGGGGTTTGAGGAATGGGATCAGAAAAGGAAACTGGCGCTTCTTTTAAAGGATTGACCCGAAAGGCCGAAACCGCTTCCTCCTCAAAAGAGGCAAGAAAATCTCTTGCCTCATCTCCTAGTATCTCTTCATATTTTTCAACAAATCCTTCTGGAAATTGCATTTAAGTTCTTTTCCTTTCGTAAATATAGGACTGAATTTCCTCCTGCATCTCAAGAGGTAGCATCATGACCGGCTGTCTGGTTTGAAAATTAGGAGTTTCACCAGAAAGAGTCACAATCCGATAGCCCAGACTTTCCCCTAAAATACTAGCAGCAGCATAATCCCATGGTTGCAGATAAGTAACATAGGTCAACAAACGTCCTGACAAAATCTTGGCAAAACTAATGGCCGCACTCCCATAGACACGAACACCGAGGACCGCTCGACCCAAATCAGCCAAGCCCCATTCATTGGTTTCCAGCATGCCACTATTCCCTGCAATAAGAAAATCTCCAAGTGGTTTAGTTTTAAAAGGAGCTAGGGGCTTATCATTTAGACAAACTGGAAAGGCTCCGCCACCGTGATAACAATCCCCTTTGACCACATCATAAATCAGACCAAATTGCCCTTGACCATTCTCAAAATAAGCCATCATGACAGCAAAATCTTCCTGCTGGGCTACAAAGTTATTGGTACCATCAATGGGATCAATGACCCAAACCTTGCCCTCTTGAACCGAGGCTCGCAGACAACCTTCTTCAGCACAAATCTTATCTTCAGGATAACGAGACAAAATCTCACCAACCAATAGCTCCTGAACTTCCTTGTCCAGTCTGGTCACCAAATCTGTTGGAGAGGACTTGGTTTCAACACACAAATCTTCCTGCATATGGTCAAGGATGTACTGGCCCGCCTTCTTAACAAGCTCTTTAGCAAATTCAAATTTACTTTCCAAGAGAAATCTTTCCTTCCCCTTTTTCTTTGGCAGCCTGAACTGCTCGGTAAAGCGAATAGCCACTCACTGTTTCAAATTCTCGTCCCAAACGTTTCTCTTCACTCTTGCTTGGCACGACCGCTTTGAATCCCTTATAGGAGTCCAGTAACTTTTTAGCCTCTACCTTGCCCTCATAGGCAGCTTCAACATCATTAAAAAAAGAAAGCACTGAAGCAAGTTCTTCAGTGCTCCACGACAAATCTAGTGGGTAACTATACTGTTTGTTCATTAACTAATACCAGCTCTCATTCTTGCTTCTTTTAGTTCTTGCTTACGGTAACTACGAGGGAGAAAAGCACGAATCTCATCTTCATTAAAACCGATTTGCATACGTTTGGCATCAATAATAATGGGACGACGCAAAAGACTAGGATACTGCTCAATCAAATGAAGCAATTCCGATACCGAGATACTCTCTACATCAATATTCAATTTTTGAAAAATTTTTGAACGAGTTGAAATGATGTCATCAGTACCATTTTCGGTCAAGGAAAGGATGTGTTGTAATTCTTTTCTTGTTAAAGGACTGGTCATAATATTGTGTTCCTCAAAGGGCACCTTATGTTTTTCTAACCAGGCCTTAGCCTTACGACATGAAGTACAGCTCGGTGATAGAAATAGTGTAATCATGCTTTTCTCTTCTTATCTATACTTTGCTAATTCTATTATACAAAAAAATAAAGCGCTTGACTAGAGATTTTTAGAAAAAAAAGCCTATTTTTTTCAAGAAAAATAGACTGTTTGCGAACGATTGAGGTAAGGTAGATTTAGTTAATTCACTCTTGACAATAGTTTCGAATCACATACCTAACTTATTTACTCAAAATAAGAACATCTTTAGTATTATTTCCTAAGACTTTTCAGGTACAAAAAGCCAAAGAAGCTTTCATAGAGGGCAAAAAAGAGGAGGAAGGCATGAAGAAAAAAGGTCTCTGGCAAAATCAGAATAACAGGATCCTTGGCTGGATCAAAAAGCCAGGTATCATCTCCCACAAAGAGAATTTGATGGAAAAGAGTAAAGAATTGGTCAAAACCAATCAAAACTCCCCCAAGACCAATCAGCACAGGCAAGACTACTAGAGTCAAAAGCCCTTTACTAAATAGAGACAAGAAGCCCTTTTTCACAATCCCTTTGACAAAGACGTAAAAACTTGGCAGTGTCACTAGAGCTACTAGCTGAACCAAATGAAAGAGATTCTTTACCACTGCGAAATGGTGCAGACCAGCTGCTGACGAACGAAAATCTGGCATCTCTAGGACCTGACTAAAAGGATTGGTCAGGTAATTCATCAAGATATGAAAATTGTATTGAATGGTTTCTGGTTTTAGATAGACTCGATCCGTTAAGTTCAGCCACTGAATTTCCAGCGGATAGAAAATCCAAGCCAGATAGATGGTCAGAAGGATTGAGAGGGAGAGGAGAAAGAGCATAGAGCTCCAAAAGATCCGTTTAGTTTTCATCAAAATCCCACTCCGCAAGGCTAGAAACTACATGAGTCGGTGCGATTGGTAGGTCTGCTACTTCTTCTGCCTTGGTAAAACCTGTCGTCACCAAGAGCGTTGGAATACCATTGTCAATCCCAGCTCGGATATCAGTCAGGTAATTGTCCCCAACCATGATTAATTCTTCACGTTCCAAACCTAAGTGCTCAACCGCCTTGTCCATAATGATGGCATTTGGTTTCCCAATATAAACAGGCTTCACTCGTGTTGCTACTTCAAGCAGGGTAATCAGCGAACCAGCCCCCGGCAAAAGCCCTCGTTCTGTCGGGATGTTGAGGTCAGGATTGGTTCCGATAAAGTGAGCGCCTTTTTGAATAGCAAGAGTTGCTGTCGCAAATTTTTCATAGTCAACTTGCCAGTCCAGACCTACTACCACATAGGCAGGATTTTCCTTGTCTTCCACATAACCAGCCGCCTTGATGGCTTCTTTGAGACCTGATTCTCCGATAACATATACCGTCTTTTCAAGCCCCAAGTCGTTCATATAGTCGATAGTCGCCAAAGTCGCTGTGTAGACAGTCGATAGGGGCGTATCGATATTAAAATTCTGAGCCAACATCTCCTGAACACTCTCTGGAGTGCGGGTTGTATTGTTGGTCACAAAAAGATAGGGAATGTCCCGCTTTTGCAATTCATGGATAAAAGCCTCCCCTGCTGGAATTCGATCTTTCCCCTTATAAATGGTTCCGTCTAAATCAATTAAATAGCCTTTATATTTCATATTTTTCTCTAATCCTTCTTCATTTCTTGCCAAATGATGATGGCTTGGGCATTGGTAGCCCCGTCACTTGTAATCTCATGTTTACTTTCCAGTCCAGTCCGTTCAACAGCCGATGTAATCACCCCACCTGGTCGAACTTCCTTGACATACTTGAGATTGATTTTCTTAGGAATATATTGGGTCAAAAAATCCGCTCCCATAACCTCAAAAATCCAGTCCAAATACTTACTGTTATTAACATGACCATTCATATCCAAGTCGTAAAAACGAACATGGTAATCCTTGCTGATTGGCCCTTCCAAAGACTCATACTTTGGCCCGCGGATAAGCTTTTTATCAAAATCAGACTGGTAAGGAGCTACAATCTCAGGTTCGACAGCATGGACTTTTCGACTATCTCGGTCCATGAGAACAAAGGTCGCCATCATGTGGATAAGATCCTCTCCTGCTTCATCATAAATGGTAAAGCGACGGTAGCAAAAGAGTCGATTGTAACTCAGTGCTTCCGTTTCGATGGTGATTTCTTCCGCAAAACGAGGCAAACGAGCCACCTCAATATCATAATCTGTGATAATCCAGACCAGATTATAGTTTTCCAAAATGGCCTTATCACTAACTCCCAGTTCAATCGACTGCATCCCTGAAACTTGCAGGGATAGTAAAATCACATCTGGAAGCTTGATATGACCGTTCATATCAGCCATATCAAAAGGAATTTTCATTTTCATTTGATAAGTTAAGCCCATCATCCTACTCCAAAATAAATCGTTCTGCTACGGTGTCTCCCAAAAAGAGACCTCTCTTTGTCATACGAACTCGGTCACCCTCTATTTGCATGAGTCCCTGTTGAACCAAGTCTCTGACAATTTCTCCATAAAGTCCATCGAAAGACCGTCCAAATTTTTCTTCAAATCGCACCATGGAGACTCCTGATTTCTTGCGGAGACCTAGGAACATTTCTTCTTCCATTTGCTCCTTTTGACTCAGGTGTTCTTCTGTGATACGTGCATTGCCTTCCTCAACCGCACTGAGGTAATGACGAATGGGGCCATGATTTTTATAGCGCACTCCATTGACATAACCAGATGCTCCAGCACCGATGCCATAGTACTCAGCATTATCCCAGTACATGAGATTGTGCCGACTTTCAAAACCGGGCTTTGAGAAATTGGAAATCTCATAATGCTCAAAACCAGCTCGCTCCAGCTCTGCGATGATATATTCAAACATCTCAGCTTCCAGTTCCTCCTTAGGCAGAGGCAATTTCCCTCGTCGCATGCGGTTCATAAAGACCGTATGATTTTCCAAAATCAAGCTATACAAACTCATATGGGGAATATCAAGTCCAATGGCCTTAGCCACATTTTCTTTGACCTGCTCCATGGTCTGACCAGGCAGTGCATAAATCAAATCAATAGAGATATTGTCAAAAACAGCCAGTTTCAGACGGTCGATATTTTCATAAATATCCTTCTCCAAATGACTGCGCCCAATCTTTTTCAGCATCTTATCATCAAAGGTCTGCACGCCTAGCGAAACACGATTGACAGCCGAGTTTTTCAAAACAGCTATCTTATCTGCATCCAAATCGCCTGGATTAGCCTCAATAGTCAACTCTTCTAAGACAGACAGGTCCAAGTTTTTAGTCAAGCCCTTCAATAATACCTCCAGTTGCGAAGCTGACAAAGCTGTCGGTGTGCCACCACCGATATAGAGGGTTCGCAACTTTTGAATATCATAAGATTGAAACTCTTCTAACAGATGTTCCAAATAACTATCTACCGGCTGATTCTTGATAAAAACTTTCGAAAAATCACAATAATAACAAATCTGGGTACAAAATGGGATGTGCACATAGGCTGACGTTGGTTTTTTCTGCATAGTAATTATTATACCACAAAGACAGGCTAGGAGAAAAAAATCACCATCCCCAGATACACAGTCCGTCCAGAGATGGTGATGGTTTATTCTTCTGTTATGTCAATAACAATCTCTTCTGATTCATCAAGAGTTTCGGCCTTTTCTTGCCATTGCTCCTTGAGATTATTGAATCGAGCTTTTGATGCTTCTGTCGCTTGACGAGCACATGATTTGGCTTGAGCAAGTACACTGTCCACAGTAACTTCACCTGACTCAACCTGTTCTTTGGTTTTAAGAACAAAATCTGTAGCCTGCTCCTTGACTTCTGTTAGTTTTTCACAGACCTGCTCCTTGGCATACTCAGGATCTTCTCTCAAATCATCTAGAAAATCTTGAGCCTGACTGCAAACTTGTTTGCCCTTATCGCTTGTTAAAAACAAGGCAAGAGCTGCACCTGAAACGGTTCCTAAAAGGATTGAGGATAGTTTACCCATAAGAATTCTCCTTTTTTATTTTTTGAAAAATTTACTTGCGACACGTAGAGCTGACAGACTTGCACCAGTCTTGAGTGTTTTTGAACCAGCTGATGAAGCTTTCTTGCTCAAGACACGCGCATGGTCATTGAGGTCGGAAACAGATAGAGATAAATCTGCAACAGCACTAAAGAGTGGATCAATCGTTGCTACTTTGACATTGATATCATCTGCCAAGACATTGACCTTAGACAGCAATTCATTGGTATGATGCAAGGTCACATCCACATCTGAAGTTAAGGTTTTAATCGTCTTCTCTGTTTCATCGATAACACGTCCAAGCTTTTGTACAGTAATGATTAGATAGACTAAAAAGACAATCAAAGCTAGGGCAACAAGAATATATGCAACTTCTAACATTTAGTTTTCCTCCTCTGAAATATAGTAAGGGGCCTTCTTTCGATTTTGATATAGAATGATAAAAATACCCAGTCCGATAAGGACAACTGATAGCCATTGAGACACTCGAAGACCAAAGAACATGAGGCTATCTGTTCGCATGCCTTCAATAACCATACGACCGAAACCATACCAAATCAAGTAGAAAGCAGTGATATGACCTTGTCTAAGGCTCTTCCATTTTCGTCTGAATATCAAAATCAAAGCAAATCCAAGTAGATTCCATAGAGACTCATAAAGGAAGGTCGGTTGACGGTAACTTCCCTCAATATACATCTGGTCGCGGATAAAGCCAGGTAGATAATCCAAATTATCCACCGCTGCACCATAAGCTTCTTGGTTAAAGAAATTACCCCAGCGCCCCAAACTTTGGGCAATCATGACGCTAGGCGCAGCAATGTCTAGAAAATCCCAAGTATTGATGAGTTTACGATCAGCAAAGATGTAGAGCACAAGGGCACCAGTTATCAAACCACCATAAATGGCCAAACCACCATTCCAAATGGCAAAAATCTCTCCCAAGTTCTGACTATAGTAATCAAAACGGAAAATAACATAGTAGAGACGAGCTCCTAAAATAGCCAAGGGAAAGGCTATCAAGATAAAATCTAAAATATCGTCTGGTATGATCTTCTTTCTAGGTGCTTCTTTCATGGTCAAATAAACCGCAAGAATCAAGCCTGTCACAATACACAATGCATACCAACGAATGGCTAGAGGGCCTAGATGAATAGCAATTGGATCAAGCATTAGGCACCTCGTTTTGAGCAATGAGATTGGTCAAGCGTTCTTCGAACAAACGCGTCGCATCAAAGCCCATTTCCTTGGCACGATAATTCATGGCAGCAGCCTCAATCACGACAGAGATATTACGACCTGTTTTAACTGGAATACGAATACGAGGAATAGATACGCCAGAAATTTCAAGTTCCTCTGCATTGTTTCCAAGACGATCAAAGGTCTTATGTGTATCATAGTTTTCCAAGTAAACAGCCAGCTGGACTTGTGAAGAATCCTTGACGGCACTCGCACCGTAGAGGCTCATAACATCGATAATCCCAACCCCACGAATTTCAATCAGATGTCTCAAAATTTCAGCCGGTTCACCCCAAAGAGTAATCTCGTCCTTGGCAAAGATATCGACCCGGTCATCAGCTACCAAACGGTGACCACGTTTGACAAGCTCTAGACCTGTCTCACTCTTACCTATGCCACTATCGCCCTGAATCAAGACACCCATACCATAGATATCCATCAAGACACCGTGCACACTGGTCCGTTCTGCTAAACGTGAATCCAGATAACTAGATAACTCCCCAGATAAACGACTGGTTGCCGTACGGCTGGTTAAAATGGCAATCTTACATTCTCTGGCTGCCTTTAGCATCTCCTCTGGAACCACCAAACCACGAGCAACAATGACCGCAGGTGTCTCAGGTAGAAACATTTTTTTCAATACTTGGTAACGGTTGTGAGAGGACATCGAAACGAGATAGGACCACTCCTTCATTCCCAAGAGCTGGATTCGCTCAGGCGTATAATAGTCAAAATAGCCCGTCATTTCAAGACCAGGTCGCGTAATATCCGCTGTATTGATTTCCTTTTCAAGCAATTCTGGTTCGCCATAGACAATGTCTAGTCTAAGCTTTTCAATCACTTCTTTTACTAAAACCGACATCATTTCCTCCTTCAAATAAGTTCTTCTCTCTATTATATCAAATTGTAGGAGGATATTTGAGATTTTTGCAGGCTTTGGAGTATTTATTTAAAAGAAAAAGACTAGATTTCTCTAGCCTTTCATTTCTAATTAGAATTTTTTACGTTTACGAGCTGCTTCTGATTTACGTTTACGTTTTACAGAAGGTTTTTCATAGAATTCACGTTTGCGTGTTTCTTGAAGAGTACCAGCTTTAGTAACCGCACGTTTGAAACGACGAAGTGCGTCGTCAAGAGATTCATTCTTACGTACTACTGTTTTAGACATTTTTTTCACTCCCTTCAAGTTCAAGATCTATTCTATTCTACACGTAAAAGGAATAATTGTCAAGAAAAAACTGCCATAAACTTATATTATCTTCAATTTTAATCTTGTTTAATCTTGTTAAAATTGATTAACATTTATAGATGGAAATGATATAATAGTGGCACATATTGATTAGCAAAAATTAGTATTATTTAGAAGTGAGTCTATAACATGAAAAGAATCATAAAAATTTACCCTGTGGTCAGTATTTTAGTTGTAATTTGTTTATTGCTAGGAATTCTTACTACCTTTTGGGGAAGTGTAATGTATGACTTATTTGCATTTCATTCAAAGCCAATTTATTGTTGGCAATACTTTAGTGGTACATTTATACATGGAAGTAAAGAAGCACCAGTATGGTTTATATGGTTTCATTTAGTTTTAAATACTTTAATGTTACTTCCTTTTGGTGGGCTATTGGAGTATAAAAGGGGATCAAAATATGTATTTTTCGTTTTTATTACTTCTATGGTAATATCTTCAATAGTATTCCATCTATTAACACAGAATCAAGACATTCAAGCATCGGGTATCTCTGCTATTGGCTATGCTTTTGTAACGGGTGGGGTGATGAGTATGTTTAGTATATGGAAAAATTTCAATTTAGGATTAAAACTATTTTATATCCTTCTAATCGTTCTATCTCTCACCATGCTTCTACCAAGTATAACAGGCTGGATTTCAACCTTTCTTCACATGTCAGGAATTGCCAGTTATATCATGGTTTCCAGCATCAACAACTATCGACTGTCTTAATAAAAATCGTATAGTATCATAAAAAATAGTCAATACGATTATATCACAGTTTACAGACATTTAATAATTTTCTATTGGATACCTTTTTATGAGAAATATCGACAACTGTTACGGGAATTTACAGAAAAATTTCTTTTAGCAGGATAGTGAACATTTGAAGTAAAAAACCACTCACTCCAAAGAGCAAGTGGTTGCTTTTTTATTTTTCAAGTAAGCTAAGCGCTTCAGCATCTGCGATAATAGTCACATCAGGGTGATTTTGGAGGCTACTTGCTGGTATACTCTCAGTCACTGGTCCAGACACTGTTCCGGCAATGGCTTCTGCTTTTGATTCACCATAAGCAAAGAGAAGGATTGACTTGGCATCCAAGATATTTTTAATCCCCATTGAAATGGCTTGGGTTGGAACATCCTCAATCTTGTCAAAGAAGCGAGCATTTGCTTCAATAGTAGACTTATCAAGCTCTACAAGGTGGGTTTGACTGTCAAATGGAGTACCAGGTTCATTAAATCCGATATGTCCATTGCGACCGATTCCCAAGATTTGCAGGTCAACTGGATGGTCAGCTAAAATTTGGTTGTAGCGTTCAACTTCAGCTTCAGCATTGTCCTTAACCCCACGAGGCAAGAAACTTTCTTTAAATGGTTTTTGGTTGAACAAGTTTTCTTGCATGAAGTAACGGTAAGACTGTGGATTGTCTCCATCAAGCCCTACATACTCATCAAGGTTCACACTGGTTAGATTTGAAAAATCAAGGTCACTCTCAACAATTTCCTTGTAAAATTCAAGTGGGCTACTTCCTGTCGCAAGTCCTAGGGTTTGAGCGCCGTTGGCCAATTTTTCCTTCAAAATCTCAAAAGCAACTTTTCCACCTTCGATTTGGTTTTCAACTTTAATAACTTTCATCTTTTTATCCTCCGTTTCAATCTATATTTATTATATGGTATAGACCAATTTTTGTCAAGTGAAAACGATTTAATTTCTAAAAAAAGAGCGACTATACTTGAAACATGTTATAATGGATAAGATTAGAACTTAGAAAGAATGAACAGATATATGAATACAGCTGATTTTGATTTCCACTTACCCGAGGAATTGATTGCCCAAACGCCTCTCGAAAAACGGGATGCCTCTAAACTCCTCGTTGTCAACCGTGAGACGGGAGAAATGCAGGATAAACACTTCCACTCTATTATTGATATGCTGGAACCTGGTGATGCCCTCGTTATGAACGATACCCGCGTTCTCCCTGCCCGTCTCTATGGTCAAAAGGAAGAAACTGGAGGTCATGTGGAACTGCTCCTACTCAAAAACATTAGTGGCGATGAGTGGGAGGTTCTGGCTAAACCTGCCAAACGCCTCAAGGTCGGGACTCGTGTTAGCTTTGGTGATGGCCGTCTCAGAGCTGTTGTTACGGAAGAATTGACTCACGGGGGCCGCATTGTCCGCTTTGAATACCAAGGAATTTTCCTAGAAGTTTTGGAAAGTCTGGGTGAAATGCCACTGCCACCTTATATCCATGAAAAACTGGATGACCGTGAACGTTATCAAACTGTTTATGCCAAGGAAAGTGGCTCTGCTGCTGCACCAACTGCTGGATTGCACTTCACCAAAGAATTGCTGGCAGAAATCCAAGCTAAGGGTGTTCATCTAGTCTATCTGACTCTTCATGTCGGACTCGGAACCTTTAGACCCGTTTCAGTTGACAATCTGGACGAACACGAAATGCACTCAGAATTCTACCAACTTTCTGAGGAAGCGGCTGCCACTCTTCGATCTGTCAAGGAAAATGGAAGCCGTGTCATCGCTGTCGGAACCACTTCTATCCGCACCTTGGAGACTATTGGTTCCAAGTTTGATGGGCAAATCCAAGCAGATTCTGGCTGGACCAATATCTTTATCAAACCTGGCTATGAATGGAAGGTTGTGGATGCCTTCTCAACCAACTTCCACCTGCCAAAATCAACTCTGGTTATGTTGGTTTCTGCATTTGCAGGCCGTGAATTAGTCTTAGACGCTTATCACCATGCCATTCAAGAACACTACCGCTTCTTTAGTTTCGGTGATGCCATGTTTATCTATTAATTTTCACAATCAAAAAAAGCGCATATTATCAAGGTTTTATAAAGCCTGATAATATGCGTTTTGTAATAGATAAAGAGTTAATTTATTCTAAAGCTCGGATCTTTCAAACTCTGAACACTGGCATTGATCACCGCGCCGACAATTAAAATCTTAGCGATAAGAATAAACCAGAACATCATGACCACCACGACGACGGAACTGAAAAAACGGACGTCCACTAGGTGATTGACATAATTGTTAACATAGACTGAAAAGATATTGAGCAGTAAGACCAGGGTCAACAAGACAAAGACACTACCTGGCAATACAGAGCGAATCCTTCGCACCTTAACATTGGGTAGAAAATAGTAGAGCATGACTAGGATGGCAAAAATCAAGGCATAGACCAAAGGGCCTGTTAGGTCTTGCAGATAATCAAAGAGAGGACTATCCGATTTCCAATAGCTTTTGACAAGGTTGAGGAGCATACGGCCAAAGACACTCAAAAACAGAGCTAAAGCAAAGAGAATCTGCAAACCAAAACTGACAAACAAACTCATAAGCTGATGGTAAATCATTCCACGATTTTTTGCTACTCCGTAAGCTTTATTAAAGGCTTTCTGTAGAAAATTCATAGATTTTGAAAAGGTCCAGAGGGCTGATAAAACCGCAAAACTCAATAAGCCTGTTGACGGTTGGGTCAGCACTTCTGTAATAATCTTTGCCACCACATCATACATGCTTTCCGGCAAGAATTCATTGACAACCTTTAAAAAATTAGAAACTGGAATCTGAAAATAAGGGAGGATATTGACCACCACCAAAAGCAGGGGGAAAATCGAAATCAACCAATAGTAGGCTACTGCGACACTGGTCAACTCACTATCTGATGCTTGATAATAATGTAAAAAAGCTTTTACTAAAGGCTTGTCTATCAGCTCTTTCCACCACTTCTTCATGTCACACTCCTTCACTTACAATCTTGATTAATTTCTTCTTACCAATTCCATCATATCATAAGGCAGGGTATTGGCAGCTTCCTTCAGAGAATAGTTCTCTAAGTTATTCACATTTTGTCGTAATTTCTTGGCATACTTGGTCGTAATCAATCGTTTTTCTTCGTATTCGAAAATCAATTTACGCTCCAGATAATAGCCTCTCAGCATTTCATCGATATTGTTGGGTTTGACACGATTGATAACCCGTTCGACAAAGGCACCACTGGTGATGATAGCTGTTTCACGGAGACGAGAATCCTGCATGAAGCTGATTAAAGAACTCTTATAAACCCCTTTAAGATTCTCCAGACTTTCGATAATCATCTCTGTATTTTCTAGATAGAGCTCTGCAATTTGATCATAGTCAAGGGCTCTGAGTT from Streptococcus mitis encodes:
- a CDS encoding rhomboid family intramembrane serine protease; the encoded protein is MKRIIKIYPVVSILVVICLLLGILTTFWGSVMYDLFAFHSKPIYCWQYFSGTFIHGSKEAPVWFIWFHLVLNTLMLLPFGGLLEYKRGSKYVFFVFITSMVISSIVFHLLTQNQDIQASGISAIGYAFVTGGVMSMFSIWKNFNLGLKLFYILLIVLSLTMLLPSITGWISTFLHMSGIASYIMVSSINNYRLS
- a CDS encoding glucosamine-6-phosphate deaminase, which produces MKVIKVENQIEGGKVAFEILKEKLANGAQTLGLATGSSPLEFYKEIVESDLDFSNLTSVNLDEYVGLDGDNPQSYRYFMQENLFNQKPFKESFLPRGVKDNAEAEVERYNQILADHPVDLQILGIGRNGHIGFNEPGTPFDSQTHLVELDKSTIEANARFFDKIEDVPTQAISMGIKNILDAKSILLFAYGESKAEAIAGTVSGPVTESIPASSLQNHPDVTIIADAEALSLLEK
- the queA gene encoding tRNA preQ1(34) S-adenosylmethionine ribosyltransferase-isomerase QueA produces the protein MNTADFDFHLPEELIAQTPLEKRDASKLLVVNRETGEMQDKHFHSIIDMLEPGDALVMNDTRVLPARLYGQKEETGGHVELLLLKNISGDEWEVLAKPAKRLKVGTRVSFGDGRLRAVVTEELTHGGRIVRFEYQGIFLEVLESLGEMPLPPYIHEKLDDRERYQTVYAKESGSAAAPTAGLHFTKELLAEIQAKGVHLVYLTLHVGLGTFRPVSVDNLDEHEMHSEFYQLSEEAAATLRSVKENGSRVIAVGTTSIRTLETIGSKFDGQIQADSGWTNIFIKPGYEWKVVDAFSTNFHLPKSTLVMLVSAFAGRELVLDAYHHAIQEHYRFFSFGDAMFIY
- a CDS encoding YihY/virulence factor BrkB family protein; the encoded protein is MKKWWKELIDKPLVKAFLHYYQASDSELTSVAVAYYWLISIFPLLLVVVNILPYFQIPVSNFLKVVNEFLPESMYDVVAKIITEVLTQPSTGLLSFAVLSALWTFSKSMNFLQKAFNKAYGVAKNRGMIYHQLMSLFVSFGLQILFALALFLSVFGRMLLNLVKSYWKSDSPLFDYLQDLTGPLVYALIFAILVMLYYFLPNVKVRRIRSVLPGSVFVLLTLVLLLNIFSVYVNNYVNHLVDVRFFSSVVVVVMMFWFILIAKILIVGAVINASVQSLKDPSFRIN